Genomic segment of Terriglobales bacterium:
ACGGTCAGCGAGATCCGGCACACCTTCACCAAGAACGGCGGCAACCTGGGCGAGGCCGGTTCGGTGGCTTGGATGTTCCACAAGAAGGGATCCATCGTGGTTCCCAAGTCGGCGGCCAAGGAAGACGACCTGATGAACATCGTGCTGGAGGCCGGCGGCGAGGACCTGCGCGACGACGGCGAGAACTGGGAGATCATTACCGATCCCCACGGCTACGAGCCCGTGCTGGAGGCGGTGAAGAAGGCCAACCTGGCGGTCACCCACTCCGAGGTGGCCATGCTGCCGCAGAACTACATCAAGCTGGAGGGCCAGGCCGCCGCCACCATGATCCGCCTGCTCGAGGCCCTGGAAGAGCACGATGACGTGCAGCACGTCTACTCCAACTTCGACATCGACCAGAAGGCCCTGGAGCAGGTGGCCAGCTAGCGCTCGCACGCGCCCAAGCCGCCCTGCGGGGCGGCTTTTCTGCTGGTACCCGGCCCGGAACTTGATTCCCCCTCCGAGGGCAGAGTAGAGTGTCAGGACTTTCCTGGTCGATTCTCTTTGCGAGAGGCGCGAATGCGAAAGACTCTGCTGTTGCTGGTCATGCTGAGCGTGGCGCTGACGTGCGCCGCGCAGCAGCTTCCCGACGCTCCCCAGTCCGAGAGCGCGGCGGTGCCCGCCGCGGCCCTTCCCGACCCGGCCCCTGCCGCTTCCGCCGGCGCGGCGGCCGCTTCCCAGGGCAACTGGGAGATCGGCGTCACCGCGGGCGGCGGCCACTCCATTGCCGGCGGAAACCGCGATACCGGGGTCTTCAACGCCAACGTGCGCCTGGGCTACGTCCTCAGCCAGGAGCACGGCCCGGGGGCCCTGCGCGGCACCTTCGAGTACGCCGTGGACATCACCCCGGTCAACGTCATCTTCCAGCAGACCAACGTCTATGGCTTCAGCTTCACTCCGGTGCTGCTGAAGTGGAACTTCACCAGCGGGCAGAAGCTGGTACCCTACGTGGAGGGCGGGGGCGGCGTGCTCTTCACCACCTCCGACGTGCCCGCCGGCACCAACAGCGTGAACTTCACGCCCCAGGCCGCCTTCGGGGTGCAGTACTTCCATCGCCCCGACCGCGCCGTCAGTCTGGCCTTCCGCTACGTGCACATCTCCAACGCCGGCCTGGCCACCCCCAACCCCGGCATCAATACCCTGCAGTTCACGCTGGGCTACCACTGGTGGAAGCAGCACTAGACCTCATTGCAGATTGAAGATCGCAGATTTCAGATTTGAAGACGGCACCGCCAAGGTGCGCGGTTTTTCAATCTGCAATCTGAAATCTCAAATCTGCAATCTCCCGT
This window contains:
- a CDS encoding acyloxyacyl hydrolase produces the protein MRKTLLLLVMLSVALTCAAQQLPDAPQSESAAVPAAALPDPAPAASAGAAAASQGNWEIGVTAGGGHSIAGGNRDTGVFNANVRLGYVLSQEHGPGALRGTFEYAVDITPVNVIFQQTNVYGFSFTPVLLKWNFTSGQKLVPYVEGGGGVLFTTSDVPAGTNSVNFTPQAAFGVQYFHRPDRAVSLAFRYVHISNAGLATPNPGINTLQFTLGYHWWKQH